A single window of Syntrophus aciditrophicus SB DNA harbors:
- a CDS encoding DUF169 domain-containing protein: protein MEAEFQKKFMQSWSRYFPGAELPIGFYYTDSAETKFMAKPPKRHRCIIGDLAKVRKGKPQCFDNNAIGCFGGKRYLGFESKLTPDFEYFLSCGIPGKIEGERYKKSPELVKEHLKHQQPLKAPGNYIIFKRWDQMENADIPSVVIFFAAPDVLSGLFTLANFDETHPHGVIAPFGAGCASIVDYPYKELNSPDPRSVLGMFDVSARPCVPSNVLTFAVPWPKFVRMVGNMDESFLITRSWNKVKTRIKKEHAKSNDK from the coding sequence ATGGAAGCTGAGTTTCAAAAAAAATTCATGCAAAGCTGGAGCAGATATTTCCCGGGCGCTGAATTACCGATTGGATTTTATTATACCGATTCGGCGGAAACAAAATTTATGGCGAAACCGCCCAAAAGACATCGTTGCATCATTGGAGATCTGGCAAAAGTCAGGAAAGGGAAACCGCAGTGTTTTGACAACAACGCCATCGGCTGCTTTGGGGGTAAACGATACCTTGGTTTCGAAAGTAAGTTGACGCCTGATTTCGAATACTTTCTTTCCTGTGGCATCCCAGGGAAAATAGAGGGAGAACGGTACAAGAAATCTCCGGAACTTGTTAAAGAACACTTGAAACATCAGCAGCCTTTGAAGGCGCCGGGGAATTATATCATCTTCAAAAGGTGGGATCAGATGGAGAACGCGGACATACCTTCAGTCGTCATCTTTTTCGCTGCTCCGGATGTCCTTTCCGGGCTTTTTACGCTGGCTAATTTTGATGAAACCCATCCTCATGGGGTCATTGCTCCTTTTGGTGCAGGATGCGCGTCTATTGTGGATTATCCCTATAAAGAACTTAACTCCCCTGACCCCCGTTCCGTATTGGGAATGTTTGATGTCTCGGCGCGTCCCTGTGTGCCTTCGAATGTATTGACCTTTGCTGTTCCCTGGCCGAAATTCGTCAGAATGGTTGGCAATATGGACGAAAGCTTTTTGATCACCAGGTCCTGGAATAAAGTAAAGACAAGAATAAAAAAGGAGCATGCTAAATCAAACGATAAATAA
- a CDS encoding ATP-binding cassette domain-containing protein yields MESARELRDDFRKKVERTMDREKNEMEKPLISMRGITLRKGSAFLLPDTFWEIRAGQNWAILGANGSGKSVLAGVIKGNVPYVRGEVIRHVPEAVAERIGYLSFELLEELLLREDWFEYTRFFSGKGHAMTAGEMLGLDLEGGGAGKDFDDIMGIRPLLNRSIRALSNGEMRKVLITSALLSAPKILILDEPFAGLDVASRESLGRAITDLMAKGTQIVLITQRLEEIIAGISHVLLIRDGRVSEVGRREEVMASESMNPFSGSPTELPPLARPIPAAATGTGSSADILIEMKNVHVAYGDVVVLDRLTWSVRRGEKWTVVGPNGSGKTTLLSLITGDNLQVYANEVRFFGHKRGEGESIWEIRRRIGLVSPELQLRYRKSVRVRDVALSGFFDSIGLYRKVTAEQSALADQWLNCVGMSDYAERPFNQLSYGEKRLILIARAMIKSPELLILDEPCQGLDLSNRQMVLALMEEIGRKTSAAMIYVTHQEAEMIPCIQHVLRLGRERWEIRA; encoded by the coding sequence ATGGAATCGGCAAGGGAGTTGCGGGACGATTTCCGGAAAAAAGTCGAGCGGACCATGGACAGGGAAAAAAATGAAATGGAAAAGCCTCTGATTTCGATGCGGGGCATCACGCTGCGCAAAGGGAGTGCCTTTCTTCTGCCCGATACGTTCTGGGAAATCCGCGCCGGTCAGAACTGGGCGATACTGGGTGCGAACGGTTCGGGGAAATCCGTTCTGGCAGGAGTCATCAAAGGGAATGTCCCCTATGTCCGGGGAGAGGTGATTCGACATGTGCCGGAAGCGGTGGCGGAGAGGATAGGTTATCTCTCCTTCGAGCTTCTGGAGGAACTCCTGTTGCGTGAAGACTGGTTCGAGTATACCCGCTTCTTCAGCGGCAAAGGGCATGCCATGACAGCGGGGGAGATGCTGGGCCTTGATCTCGAAGGAGGAGGTGCGGGGAAAGATTTTGACGACATCATGGGCATCCGGCCCCTGCTGAACCGGAGCATCAGGGCCCTCTCCAACGGGGAGATGCGCAAAGTGCTGATCACCAGTGCCCTGCTGTCCGCTCCAAAGATTCTGATTCTCGACGAACCCTTTGCGGGTCTCGACGTCGCGAGCCGCGAATCCCTGGGCCGCGCGATCACCGATCTGATGGCAAAAGGAACACAAATCGTCCTCATTACACAGCGCCTGGAGGAGATCATCGCCGGCATTTCCCATGTCCTTTTGATCCGGGATGGACGCGTCTCCGAAGTCGGAAGGCGGGAGGAGGTAATGGCCTCCGAGTCGATGAACCCCTTTTCCGGGAGCCCGACAGAACTACCTCCCCTTGCCCGGCCGATTCCCGCGGCGGCGACCGGGACCGGTTCGAGCGCCGACATTCTCATCGAGATGAAAAATGTTCATGTCGCATACGGCGATGTGGTCGTTCTGGACCGGCTGACATGGAGCGTCCGGCGCGGTGAGAAGTGGACTGTCGTCGGACCCAACGGATCAGGAAAAACAACCCTCCTGTCGCTGATCACCGGAGACAACCTTCAGGTTTACGCCAATGAAGTCAGATTTTTCGGTCATAAACGAGGCGAAGGTGAAAGCATCTGGGAGATCAGGCGCAGGATCGGACTGGTTTCTCCCGAACTCCAGCTTCGGTACCGCAAATCGGTTCGCGTCCGGGATGTGGCGCTGTCCGGATTTTTTGACTCGATCGGCCTGTACAGGAAGGTGACCGCGGAACAGTCAGCCCTTGCCGACCAGTGGCTGAACTGCGTCGGGATGAGTGATTACGCCGAAAGGCCGTTCAATCAGCTTTCTTACGGGGAGAAGCGCCTGATCCTCATCGCGCGGGCCATGATTAAATCGCCCGAGCTGCTGATTCTTGACGAACCCTGCCAGGGACTGGACCTCTCAAACCGGCAGATGGTTCTGGCGCTTATGGAGGAAATCGGCAGGAAGACCTCGGCGGCGATGATCTATGTTACCCACCAGGAAGCGGAAATGATTCCCTGCATTCAGCACGTCCTCAGGCTCGGCAGGGAAAGATGGGAAATCCGGGCGTAA
- a CDS encoding alpha/beta hydrolase, producing the protein MIDYTEIDGNPELRALIFYPRRGMDACPSYASDSLVRVADDIVISCRFYSGDSANPWILYFHGNGEISSDYDDIAPFYLQKNLNVVVADYRGYGLSSGTPTLMDLLKDCHPIFSSVRKELFQRGYTGKLWLMGRSLGSLSALELASSSPDEIKGLILESGFASIVSILRHLFSTLLPDDEGLAERIEKEALAQAGRIFLPALVIHGDRDTLVPFQEARKLYDALGSSQKQLLVIPDADHNSTIFSDPGLYFGAISEFVSGKESE; encoded by the coding sequence ATGATTGACTATACCGAGATTGACGGGAATCCCGAGTTAAGAGCCCTGATATTTTATCCGCGCAGGGGAATGGATGCCTGCCCGTCTTATGCGTCTGACTCGCTTGTCCGGGTTGCCGATGATATCGTCATATCCTGCCGTTTTTATTCCGGCGATTCCGCGAACCCCTGGATTCTCTATTTTCATGGCAATGGGGAGATATCCAGTGATTATGATGACATCGCGCCATTTTATCTACAGAAGAATCTCAATGTGGTTGTGGCGGATTACCGCGGTTACGGCTTGAGTTCCGGAACGCCCACTCTAATGGATCTGTTGAAGGATTGTCACCCGATTTTTTCTTCTGTTCGCAAGGAACTTTTCCAGCGGGGATATACCGGAAAGCTTTGGCTGATGGGCCGATCCCTGGGCAGCCTTTCCGCTCTCGAACTCGCCTCTTCATCTCCTGACGAGATTAAGGGCCTCATACTTGAGAGCGGTTTCGCGAGCATCGTTTCGATTTTGAGGCATCTTTTTAGTACTCTGCTTCCTGATGATGAAGGTCTCGCCGAACGAATCGAAAAGGAAGCGCTGGCACAGGCGGGAAGAATTTTTCTGCCCGCTCTGGTGATCCATGGCGATCGGGACACTCTGGTTCCTTTTCAGGAAGCCAGGAAGCTTTACGATGCCCTGGGTTCCTCTCAAAAACAACTCCTCGTTATCCCCGACGCCGATCACAACTCCACCATTTTTTCTGATCCCGGTCTCTATTTTGGTGCAATTTCAGAGTTTGTTTCAGGAAAAGAAAGCGAGTAA
- the uvrB gene encoding excinuclease ABC subunit UvrB — MKPFRIVTEFKPRGDQPQAIEKLADGLRLGLPHQVLVGVTGSGKTFTIANVIEAVQKPALIIAPNKTLAAQLYGEFKSLFPDNAVEYFVSYYDYYQPEAYIPSTDTYIEKDSSINEDIDKLRHAATHSLLDRRDVIIVASVSCIYGLGSPEAYQGLLLELEAGMELSREMMLRRLVDIQYERNDVDFHRGSFRVRGDVVEIFPPYEEDRAIRVEFFGDVVDALSFVDPLRGKKLHSLERIAVYPGSHYVTTRDNLNRAIAAIREELQGRLAELHAANKLLEAQRLEQRTNFDIEMMEEMGYCQGIENYSRHLTGRAPGEPPPTLVEYLPKDALIILDESHVTVPQLIGMYRGDRSRKETLVNYGFRLPSALDNRPLRFEEYEKFPQQRLYISATPAAYEIKKAGPHVVEQIIRPTGLMDPEIIVRPVTGQVDDLLTEIRRRAEKKERVLVTTLTKRMAENLSTYYEGLGVKVKYLHSDVQTLERVSIIRDLRLGEFDVLVGVNLLREGLDIPEVSLVAILDADKEGFLRSERSLIQTSGRAARNVGGQVIMYADTITRSIQACLDETRRRRALQERYNREHSITPESIKKSIDNILSSIYEADYVSVPVVSEEKQVYLSDTDLEKTIRQLKGEMKEAAKRLEFEKAARLRDQIKALTDLKMEMGNPAV, encoded by the coding sequence ATGAAGCCCTTTCGTATCGTGACGGAGTTCAAACCTCGGGGAGATCAGCCCCAGGCGATCGAGAAACTGGCGGATGGCTTGCGGCTGGGCCTGCCTCACCAGGTTCTGGTGGGCGTGACCGGATCGGGAAAAACCTTTACGATCGCCAACGTGATCGAAGCGGTGCAGAAACCGGCCCTGATCATCGCCCCCAACAAGACCCTGGCCGCCCAGCTCTATGGTGAGTTCAAAAGCCTTTTTCCGGATAACGCCGTCGAATACTTCGTCAGTTATTACGACTATTATCAGCCCGAGGCCTACATCCCCAGCACGGACACCTACATCGAGAAGGACTCCTCGATCAATGAGGACATCGACAAACTGCGCCACGCGGCGACCCATTCCCTCCTGGATCGCCGGGATGTGATCATTGTGGCCAGTGTCTCCTGCATCTACGGACTGGGTTCTCCCGAGGCTTACCAGGGCCTGCTGCTGGAACTGGAGGCAGGAATGGAGCTGTCCCGGGAAATGATGCTGAGAAGGCTGGTGGACATTCAATATGAGCGGAACGATGTTGACTTCCATCGGGGCTCTTTTCGCGTCCGGGGCGATGTGGTGGAGATTTTTCCGCCCTATGAAGAAGACCGGGCGATCCGTGTGGAATTTTTCGGCGATGTCGTGGACGCCCTGTCCTTCGTGGATCCTCTGCGGGGGAAGAAGCTTCATTCCCTGGAGCGGATTGCCGTCTATCCGGGGAGCCATTATGTAACCACGCGGGACAACCTCAACCGGGCCATTGCGGCAATCCGGGAGGAACTGCAGGGCAGACTGGCAGAGCTGCACGCGGCAAACAAACTGCTGGAGGCGCAGCGCCTGGAACAGCGTACGAATTTCGACATCGAGATGATGGAGGAAATGGGTTACTGCCAGGGCATCGAAAATTATTCCCGCCACCTCACCGGCCGGGCTCCCGGCGAACCGCCTCCCACCCTGGTGGAATACCTCCCGAAGGACGCCCTGATCATCCTCGACGAGAGTCACGTTACCGTTCCCCAGCTGATCGGGATGTACCGCGGTGACCGGTCCCGAAAGGAGACTCTCGTCAATTACGGGTTCCGCCTTCCGTCGGCCCTGGACAACCGGCCGTTGAGATTCGAGGAATACGAAAAGTTCCCCCAGCAGCGGCTGTATATCTCGGCGACACCCGCGGCCTATGAAATCAAAAAGGCCGGGCCCCACGTGGTGGAACAGATCATACGGCCCACGGGGTTGATGGATCCGGAGATTATCGTCCGCCCCGTAACCGGACAGGTGGATGATCTCCTGACTGAAATCCGCCGGCGAGCGGAAAAGAAGGAGCGGGTGCTCGTGACCACCCTGACCAAGCGGATGGCGGAGAACCTGTCGACCTATTACGAAGGATTGGGGGTGAAGGTGAAGTATCTTCATTCCGACGTTCAGACCCTGGAACGGGTAAGCATCATCCGGGATCTGCGACTGGGGGAATTCGATGTCCTGGTCGGCGTCAATCTCCTGCGGGAGGGGCTCGATATCCCCGAGGTGTCGCTGGTGGCGATCCTGGACGCGGACAAGGAAGGCTTCCTCCGTTCGGAGCGCTCCCTCATCCAGACCAGCGGCCGGGCGGCGCGGAATGTCGGCGGCCAGGTGATCATGTATGCAGATACGATCACCCGTTCCATTCAGGCCTGTCTGGATGAAACCCGCCGCCGGCGGGCTCTTCAGGAGCGGTATAATCGGGAGCATTCCATCACCCCCGAGTCCATCAAAAAATCCATCGACAACATCCTGAGCTCCATCTACGAGGCGGATTATGTGTCGGTGCCGGTTGTTTCCGAGGAAAAGCAGGTTTATTTATCGGATACGGATCTGGAGAAGACGATTCGGCAGTTGAAAGGGGAGATGAAGGAGGCGGCGAAAAGACTGGAGTTCGAAAAAGCCGCGCGCTTGAGGGATCAGATCAAGGCCCTGACCGATCTGAAAATGGAGATGGGAAACCCTGCGGTGTGA
- a CDS encoding DUF488 family protein, N3 subclade — MNTSFYKSDRVHWGIELVRVSNIPPWWLYFSRPWLRGIRTYKPLYPPKDLYWDYLNGKISDEQYRIRYHIKVLSKLNPEKVYQDLGQDTTILCFCKQGNFCHREVIAEWFYDHLGIEVPEL; from the coding sequence TTGAACACATCATTTTACAAATCTGATCGGGTGCACTGGGGGATAGAACTCGTCAGGGTATCAAACATTCCTCCGTGGTGGCTTTATTTTTCCCGCCCCTGGCTGAGGGGAATCCGTACATATAAACCACTTTACCCTCCCAAAGACTTGTATTGGGACTATCTGAACGGGAAAATATCAGATGAGCAATATCGGATTCGTTATCATATAAAGGTGTTAAGCAAGTTGAACCCTGAAAAGGTTTATCAGGACCTGGGACAGGACACTACAATCCTGTGTTTTTGTAAACAGGGAAACTTCTGTCATCGGGAGGTCATTGCCGAATGGTTTTATGATCATCTGGGAATTGAAGTGCCGGAACTGTAA
- a CDS encoding PHP domain-containing protein, translating into MIDLHCHTTASDGVVTPSNVIRQASRKGIAVLAIADHDTVNGLDEAAGAAEKEGICLIPAIELSVAFPKGDFHLLGYGIQYKNENFRNKLAQLRTIREERIFRIIERLKRYGLNLTHEDLQNESQGDAPGKAHVARVLVRKRYASNFNVACKTYLNEGMPGYVPKEKLSLESACELINNAGGLSVLAHPKSLNGENHEEYERIIQMCVSHGLAGIEVYASLHDNQDVRLFLELARRHRLIATGGSDFHGDNGACLGYYGHRRPVPESCSQPLLQKISQNKT; encoded by the coding sequence ATGATAGATCTTCACTGCCACACCACTGCTTCAGATGGTGTGGTGACTCCATCCAATGTTATCAGACAGGCGTCTCGAAAGGGCATTGCCGTTCTGGCCATTGCCGATCATGATACGGTGAACGGCCTTGACGAGGCGGCGGGAGCCGCGGAAAAAGAGGGCATATGCCTCATTCCTGCCATAGAGTTATCCGTAGCCTTTCCAAAGGGGGATTTTCATCTTCTTGGCTATGGAATTCAATATAAAAATGAGAATTTCAGAAACAAGCTCGCGCAACTGAGAACCATACGCGAAGAGCGGATATTCCGGATTATTGAACGATTGAAGAGATATGGGCTGAATTTAACCCATGAGGACCTCCAGAACGAATCGCAGGGCGATGCGCCCGGCAAGGCTCATGTGGCGCGCGTCCTTGTGAGAAAGAGATATGCCTCCAATTTTAACGTCGCCTGTAAAACATATCTAAATGAGGGCATGCCGGGATATGTTCCCAAAGAGAAACTTTCCCTTGAATCGGCATGCGAGCTTATAAACAATGCGGGCGGCTTATCCGTACTGGCTCATCCTAAATCTCTGAATGGTGAAAATCACGAAGAATATGAACGAATCATTCAAATGTGTGTAAGTCACGGACTGGCTGGCATCGAGGTTTATGCGTCCCTGCATGACAATCAGGATGTAAGACTGTTTCTTGAATTGGCTCGACGGCATCGCCTTATCGCAACGGGAGGCAGTGATTTTCACGGGGATAACGGCGCATGTCTCGGCTATTACGGTCACCGCAGACCGGTGCCGGAAAGTTGTTCTCAGCCGCTTCTTCAGAAAATTTCTCAAAACAAAACTTGA
- a CDS encoding gamma carbonic anhydrase family protein, translated as MPIYEFAGKKPIIASDTFVHPTAAIIGDVTIGSSCYIAPSAVIRGDFGQIIIGDCSSIQDNSTIHVNEGGTVAIGRNVIVGHNVVLHDVTLHDECVVGMGAVLLSNVVCEKGVVIAAGSLVPQGMKIPSAKLAMGNPARIIKDVSPELEAYVTAGIKQYKELTRLYLQTMKEIR; from the coding sequence ATGCCGATCTATGAATTTGCGGGGAAAAAACCGATCATTGCCTCTGATACCTTTGTACATCCGACTGCCGCCATCATAGGCGATGTCACAATAGGCAGTTCCTGCTACATAGCGCCGAGTGCCGTTATCCGAGGTGATTTCGGACAAATCATCATTGGCGATTGTTCAAGCATCCAGGATAATTCAACGATTCATGTAAATGAGGGAGGCACGGTTGCAATCGGGCGGAATGTCATTGTCGGTCATAACGTCGTTCTCCACGATGTCACACTCCATGATGAATGTGTGGTCGGAATGGGAGCAGTGCTGTTATCGAATGTGGTCTGCGAGAAGGGTGTCGTGATAGCTGCCGGATCGCTTGTGCCTCAGGGCATGAAGATTCCGTCTGCTAAACTGGCGATGGGTAATCCCGCAAGGATCATAAAAGACGTTTCACCGGAACTGGAGGCCTATGTAACCGCAGGGATCAAGCAATACAAAGAACTCACCCGCCTTTATCTCCAGACGATGAAAGAGATTCGCTGA